The uncultured Carboxylicivirga sp. genomic interval ACGTTAATCGCGATGAGAGTGAATGTCCTACATGTGGTAATGTAAATTCAGAACAAATTCTAAACATAATTAACGCTCGTATACTCGACGAATATGGTAACTTCACAAACACTCGAAAAATAGAACCATCAGAATGGTATCATCTGTTTCACGAAGGTTCAGATACTCATCCGAAGCAACTTCAGCCAAATCGCACCCCTCTCCCTAGTATTACTTTCCGAATTCCAGGAAAATTAAAACAACTTTTCATCTTTTTAAAAAGGGACTTACTGGCCAAATTTGCCAATCGACAGTATTTGGTAATTAATTTTTTTGAAACACCGTTATTAGCACTAATTCTTTCAAGCATCATTAAATATCACGATGTTGACAATAGTAATACTATAGGGTATACATTTGCCAATAATCCCAACATTACCATTTACATTATTATGGCTATTATTATTGCCATATTCGTGGGCCTAACTGTTAGTGCAGAAGAAATAATTAATGATCGAAAAATCCTCAAACGAGAATCATTTCTGAATTTAAGTCGATTAAGCTATTTATTTTCCAAAGTACTTTTATTAAGTGGGCTATCAGCCATACAGTCATTTTTATTCGTTATAATTGGCAATAGCATTATTGAACTTAAAGATATGTACCTACAATATTGGCTAATATTTTTTAGTTCTTCTGTTTTTGCTAACATATTAGGACTAAACATATCAGATTCGTTTAAGAAAACAGTTAATGTTTACATTACCATACCTTTTTTAATTATTCCGCAGCTAATATTAAGTGGTGTTTTTATCAATTTCGACAGATTAAACCCAAGCTTAAGCACCCCAGAAAAAATTCCATTCTATGGGGAACTTATTACTGCCAGATGGGGATTTGAGGCACTGGCTGTATCGCAATTTAAAGACAATGGATACGAATCCATCTTTTATACAACTGATAAATTAAAAAGTCAGGCTACTTATCGTAAAGAATATTGGTTACCGGCTTTATACAATCATTTAAACGTGATAGAAAGAGCCTTTAACTCTAAAGTCAAAACAAAAAAAGCAAAGTATTCTTTAAACCTAATCAATACAGAACTACAGAAACACAACACTTTATATCCTGAAAGACTACAATCACTACTAATTCCATCTCTTAACGAGTTAAATGACACCATCATCCAACAAGCAAAAAATGAATTAAATAATTTAAAGGTATTCTATAAAAATCTTTATAATATTGCTGATAAAAAACAGGATTTAAAGAAACATGAACTCAATGCAACCCCTGATAAAAGAGAGGAGTTTATTGACCTTAAGAACAAAAATCACAACGAAGATCTGGAACGATTTGTGAGAAACACAAACCATTTTTTTGCCAACAAAATAATTGAGTACAAAGGAGAATTATGGCAAAAAGTGGATCCAATCTTTCAAGACCCGGAAAATTCATTTCTCAAAGCTCATTTCTTAGCTCCTTCAAAAAGATTAGGTTCATTAAAATTAGACACTTTTACTGCCAATCTAATTATAATATGGGTAATCAACCTACTATTATTTATGAATTTATACTGGAAAGGATTAGCAAACATTTTAGTTTTAGGTGAGAAGCTACGAAGCTTATTGTTACACTTAAGAAATAAGCAAAAAAAAACTGATGAGTAAAACTCACCAGTTATGTTTTATTTTTATACGAATATTTATTCTTCCATCTCTATCATCTTAAATGGAATATTTATGATAGACTGATAATCTTCACCAGCTTCAAACATATCCTCATCATCTTCTTCGTAATACCAGTTTATTTCAACTTTGTGCCCTTTCTTATGAATTAACTCAAGCCGTTTAAAGATATCCAAAATACATTTTGAAGAGCTGGTATTAAAATATTCTAACTGAATATTAACTCCAGTTTCTACAGCCGGCTCCTCTCCAAACTTTTCTAACCAATCAATAATAGGCTTATAGAACTCTACAGAGTTCTCAGGAATAGAGCGGCCTTTTATCTCAACCAAGCCATTCTCTCCATCCAGTCTTACATAAGGCGTTTTAGGTGTTCCTTCACGAATAATTGTTTCCATATTGGCAATTAAACCGTTAACTAATGTATACATCTAAAGAAAAAAAGATGTATTCATCATCAAATTCATAAAAATAATACTCTAACTTATTTCCAGTTTTCCTAACAATGTCCAACATTCCTAATCCACCTCCACCTTTGTCAGAAAACTCTTCATTGCTCAGGATATCACGGTACAACATTCTCACTTCCTCATCCGATAATGAATTCACCTGATCAATTCGATCTTTAATGTAATTCAATTTTTCCTTCTTTACAAAATTACCCGTTGATATTCTGTAAAAAGTACCATCCTTGCTTAATATAATAATTCCAAAATTACTCTCTTGCTCTACCGGTGCTGTAGCCGGGGGATAATCAACATGGTGATAAAGATTCTGTAAACACTCTACAAATACATTATAAACCTTTTTACGCACCCTGTTTTTCTCATTCTTAAGATTCAGACTATTTTCAATGGAATCCAAAGCTTCAGAAATCAATTCAGAGGTAATGCTTCCGTTGTACTCAAGCACTACTTCACCTTGTTTTTTCTCCGTATACCAATTTTTAAGTTCGAACCCCATTCTATCTGGTCAAGTTACCAATTACAAATATAAAAAAATAACAGAAAGTCTATCCCTTTACTCGTTTTTAAACTTACACATTTTACTGTTTGCAATTACTAATTTATGATAAAGCTACGAATTATGCTGATTAAAGGTACGAAGATTTACATATCTAGATACCACCACCCTCTGAATATAATAGGTCACGAGGTTTAAATTGTACTAATTTTGAATTAGGAGACACTGGATTAGTTACCCATACATTACCTCCAATTACTGAATTAGCACCCACCGTAATCCTACCCAAAATAGTAGCCTGAGCATAAATGACCACATTATCCTCAATAATAGGATGACGAGGCACTCCTTTAATAGGGTTACCATCATCGTCTAAAGGGAAACTCTTAGCTCCCAAGGTAACACCTTGAAATAGCTTCACATTTTTACCAATTATTGAGGTAGCTCCAATAACAACACCAGTACCATGATCAATCGAGAAAGACTCTCCAATCACTGCTTTGGGGTGTATATCAATTCCGGTCTCGGAGTGGGCCATTTCTGATATAATACGAGGTATTAGAGGCACCCCAATATTTACCAAAGCATTGGCAATGCGATAATTTGATATGGCTCTGATAGCAGGATAACAAAAAATAACTTCTCCTCTACTTCTGGCTGCCGGATCTCCCACAAAAGCAGCTTCTACATCAGTTGATAAAACACGACGAATTTCAGGCAATTGGGCCACAAATTCTGCAGCTAACTGATGTCCTATTTCATGAACCTCGGCATCAACCATAGCTTGTGTACTAGTACATTCAAAGCATAAACCAGCCATTATCTGATCAGCTAATAATGAATATAATTTCTCTGTATTCACTCCAATATAATAGCCAATACTATCAGAATTCATGGCTGTATCATCAAAATAACCAGGAAAAATAATTTCTCGAGCCAGATTTACAATTTGCCCTAATGCATTTATAGATGGCATACGATGCTCTTGCACTTTTTGATGACATACAGATCTGTACGACTGTTCTTTTGCTAATTCATCAATGGCTCTTTTAACTATGGCGGATGTTTGTTTATTTGTCATAGCTTGGTTTTTGTGCTAAAATACGGTTTATATAGTTAATTGCTATTTTTTTCCTGTTTTGTTCCAAACCTTCTATAATTATGTAGTTAAAGCCATAAAACTCCAGTTCGTTTTTATAAAGCTCGAACAATTCATTTCTGATATGTCCATTTTCTCTTACATTATCAGCAATCCAAGGTATGTCGGGCTTACATAATAAAAACATATCTATCTGTAATTGTTTCAAGCTTTGATGTATCCAAATTGGACATTGCCCATAAACATATGTAAACCAGATTTTTGTTATTATTAAAAAAGTATCAAAAAACACAATGGATGATCCTTCTTCCAAAGCTTGTTTGTATTGTTTAACTTGCCGTTGGGCGATTATCTCAACGTCTTCAATGGTGTACTCTCGTTTTAAATTCTCAACATATTCGCGCGCAAACTCCGGTTTCCAACAAGTTTTATAATGCTTCGATAATTCGCTGCACAAAAAAGTTTTCCCCGATGATTCGGGCCCGGTCAATACAACAAATACTTTATTGTCAGATTTCACTTTCACTTGACATTAGTTTTTGCCATTGTTTAAATCCCCACCAAGCACCCGCTGTGTAGATCAAAAACAAAAAACTGTAAAAATATAAATCTGCTGAATTACCAAAAACCTGAGCCTTATAAAAATACATCACCATCGAAACAAAATCAACGATAATCCAAATTAACCAGTGCTCAATAATTTTTCGGGCTAACATCCAGGTAGCCATAAACGAAGCTGCTGTTGTTGCAGCATCCAGATAAGGCATTTCTGATCCAGGTATATCAAAAAAAGGCGGAACTTTTAATAATGCCACTAAAATAAGCAAATACGTTCCTAATCCGATAAGTGTTAGATTAAGTATTTGTCTGGAAGTTATATTTACAATAGGCACATCTTCTTTTTGTTTCTTTTGCAAAGAAGATGTCCAATACCACCATCCATATATGCTTACAACCAAGTAATAAAGTTGTAAACTCATATCGGCATAAAGTCTCGAATTATAAAAAACCGCAATCGACAATAACGATGCAACAATGCCCCAAGGCCATAGCCACACTTTTTCGCGAATGGAATAAAACAAATAAATGAGAGAAGCCAAAGTTCCGGCCGCTCCCATTCCATACAAGTTTATATATTCTAACATATTATTTTAACAACTGGGCGTAATCTTTTTTAGTTGACAAAACATCTAATGCTTTATTATAATCTTCAGACAAAACATTAATGGTTTGAAAGTATTCTGAAGTTGAAAATAAATCACGAGCAATTAATGCTTTTAATTGTGTCATCATCAACCTTTCCGATATCGCCAATTCTTCATCATTACGTTTAATTCCTTCTTCTTCACCTTCATTAATCATTTCTTCGATTAAGTTATTACTGATTTCGAATTGATTGCTGTATTCATCATAGGTTTTATAGGTACTTTTAAGAAGTTCGCGATTATTATCTACATATGACAGAATAGTGCGATTAACAATTCCAGAAGCAACCAAATCGCGATAATAATCGGAATACATGGTTGTATCCATCGGAACAAAAACATCAGGCATAATTCCACCACCACCATAAACAGTACGATGACTTACTTTTGTATGATATTTTAAGCTTTCGTCAAAGTGAATACTATCCACATTCTCCATTTCGCCATGCAAATATCGGTTACCTATCTCGTAACGATATTCCTCTTCACCTCCACTATAATCTTTTTGAATACAACGACCCGATGGCGTATAATACTTAGCTATGGTAAGACGAATCATTGATCCATCAGGAAAATCAAACGGACGTTGAACCAATCCTTTTCCAAAGCTACGACGACCAATTACGATACCACGGTCCCAGTCCTGAATTGCCCCAGCAACAATTTCGCTGGCTGATGCAGAACCTTCATCCATCAACAATACTAATTTTCCTTTTTCGAATCGCCCTTTCTTTCTGGCATGGTGTTCTCTTTTCTCACTGTTTAAACCTTGCGTATAAACAATCATATTATCCGAACCAATCAACTCATCAGCAATATCAATGGCAGCTTTTAAATAACCACCACCATTACCTCGAAGGTCAATAATCATATTTTCGTATTTCTGATCTTCCAGCTTATCTAAAGCATCTACAAACTCCTGATGTGTAGTTAAAGCAAAACGGGTAATTTTGATATAAGCAGTTTTAGGATCAGCCATATAAGCGGCTTCTACACTATGAATTGGAATTTTATCGCGAACCACGGTGAAATCCAAAACTTGTCCTTTACGGTTAATGGCCAATTTAACTTTAGTACCTTTTTTGCCTCTCAGGTATTTATAAACATCACTGTTTTTGATTCCAATTCCGGCAACATTATCACCATCAATACTAACAATACGATCTCCGGCAGCAATACCCACTTTTTCGGATGGACCACCAATTAAAGGTGTCACTACCATTAGAGTATCATCCAAAATATTAAACTGAATACCGATACCATCAAAACTTCCATCCAATGGTTCATTCATAGCAGCAACTTCATCGGCAGATATATAAACTGAATGCGGATCTAAACTTTTAAGCATTGCGCCAATTGCCTCTTCTGTCAGTCGAGAATCATCAACTGTATCAACATACAATGAATTAATTAACTGATAGGTCAATTGCAGTTTCTGAAGATTTTTATCCAATGTTTGTGCTTGCGCATTGATTGAGGCAGCCATTGCCATTACAATCAAACCAAGCACTACCTTATTTATTCTGGTTTTTAATCTCATGTTGTTTTGCTTAAAAAATTTCACCTACTCTCCCCTACGAAAATATAAATACGAATGTTATAGAGAAAACAAAAGCCGGAAGCAAAAGTTTCTTCCGGCCTGAATTATGTTTTGAGCCAATGCCTACTCCCATTCAATGGTTGCTGGTGGCTTTGAACTGATATCGTAAACTACGCGGTTAACTCCTTTAACTTTATTTATGATTTCGTTTGAAATGCGAGCCAAGAAATCGTAAGGTAAGTGTACCCAGTCAGCTGTCATACCATCGGTAGATGTTACAGCACGTAAAGCAACTACACGCTCATAAGTACGTTCATCGCCCATTACACCTACAGATTGAATAGGTAATAACATAGCACCAGCCTGCCATACCTGATCGTATAAACCGCTATCTTTTAGTCCTTGAATAAAGATATAATCTACCTCTTGAAGCAATGCTACTTTTTCGGCAGTGATATCACCTAAAATACGAATAGCCAAACCTGGTCCAGGAAATGGGTGACGTCCTAATAAAGAATCATCAATACCTAAAGCTTTACCTACACGGCGAACCTCATCCTTAAATAATAAGTTAAGAGGCTCAACAATTTTAAGGTTCATTTTCTCAGGAAGACCTCCTACATTGTGATGCGACTTAATGGTTGCCGATGGTCCGTTAACCGAAACCGATTCGATTACGTCAGGATAAATAGTTCCCTGAGCCAACCATTTTACATCTTGTATTTTGTGTGCTTCAACATCGAAAGTTTCGATGAA includes:
- a CDS encoding ATP-binding cassette domain-containing protein, translated to MSEEILKALIQLFALVAFPRTETQSRRFIVKSFLNQQLNKQLIEEYLTLYDKLYEEHEQRLSDKDKFRKRHSASSVKVLKIATEINEALTYYQKIIALIQLIEFLNIDFGMSEYEREFIETVAQTFNLPESEYDSIIEFITSGFEDTPQTNNILIINNAVRYNKEQHRHLYWDNLSGELQILYVKSVSLFAFKFKGNNDLFMNGQLVNEQRVQILRPGSSLRNKRIEPIFYSDVIGQFVDDSIIAPIEFSCENIEYHFSKKSIGLQNTNFVSKSGKLVGIMGASGAGKSTLVSVLSGMNAPTKGKVLVNGVDIHKEKSKVEGLIGYVAQDDLLIEDLTVFQNLYYNAKLCFDDLPEFQIKRKVLKLLQALGLYEIRFMKVGSPLNKKISGGQRKRLNIALELIREPAILFLDEPTSGLSSRDSDNIMDLLKELSIKGKLVFVVIHQPSSDIFKMFNQLLVLDTGGYLIYDGDPVESVNYFKACINHVNRDESECPTCGNVNSEQILNIINARILDEYGNFTNTRKIEPSEWYHLFHEGSDTHPKQLQPNRTPLPSITFRIPGKLKQLFIFLKRDLLAKFANRQYLVINFFETPLLALILSSIIKYHDVDNSNTIGYTFANNPNITIYIIMAIIIAIFVGLTVSAEEIINDRKILKRESFLNLSRLSYLFSKVLLLSGLSAIQSFLFVIIGNSIIELKDMYLQYWLIFFSSSVFANILGLNISDSFKKTVNVYITIPFLIIPQLILSGVFINFDRLNPSLSTPEKIPFYGELITARWGFEALAVSQFKDNGYESIFYTTDKLKSQATYRKEYWLPALYNHLNVIERAFNSKVKTKKAKYSLNLINTELQKHNTLYPERLQSLLIPSLNELNDTIIQQAKNELNNLKVFYKNLYNIADKKQDLKKHELNATPDKREEFIDLKNKNHNEDLERFVRNTNHFFANKIIEYKGELWQKVDPIFQDPENSFLKAHFLAPSKRLGSLKLDTFTANLIIIWVINLLLFMNLYWKGLANILVLGEKLRSLLLHLRNKQKKTDE
- a CDS encoding DUF1987 domain-containing protein, translating into METIIREGTPKTPYVRLDGENGLVEIKGRSIPENSVEFYKPIIDWLEKFGEEPAVETGVNIQLEYFNTSSSKCILDIFKRLELIHKKGHKVEINWYYEEDDEDMFEAGEDYQSIINIPFKMIEMEE
- a CDS encoding SiaB family protein kinase, whose translation is MGFELKNWYTEKKQGEVVLEYNGSITSELISEALDSIENSLNLKNEKNRVRKKVYNVFVECLQNLYHHVDYPPATAPVEQESNFGIIILSKDGTFYRISTGNFVKKEKLNYIKDRIDQVNSLSDEEVRMLYRDILSNEEFSDKGGGGLGMLDIVRKTGNKLEYYFYEFDDEYIFFSLDVYIS
- a CDS encoding serine acetyltransferase, coding for MTNKQTSAIVKRAIDELAKEQSYRSVCHQKVQEHRMPSINALGQIVNLAREIIFPGYFDDTAMNSDSIGYYIGVNTEKLYSLLADQIMAGLCFECTSTQAMVDAEVHEIGHQLAAEFVAQLPEIRRVLSTDVEAAFVGDPAARSRGEVIFCYPAIRAISNYRIANALVNIGVPLIPRIISEMAHSETGIDIHPKAVIGESFSIDHGTGVVIGATSIIGKNVKLFQGVTLGAKSFPLDDDGNPIKGVPRHPIIEDNVVIYAQATILGRITVGANSVIGGNVWVTNPVSPNSKLVQFKPRDLLYSEGGGI
- a CDS encoding ATP-binding protein, with translation MKVKSDNKVFVVLTGPESSGKTFLCSELSKHYKTCWKPEFAREYVENLKREYTIEDVEIIAQRQVKQYKQALEEGSSIVFFDTFLIITKIWFTYVYGQCPIWIHQSLKQLQIDMFLLCKPDIPWIADNVRENGHIRNELFELYKNELEFYGFNYIIIEGLEQNRKKIAINYINRILAQKPSYDK
- the pnuC gene encoding nicotinamide riboside transporter PnuC; this encodes MLEYINLYGMGAAGTLASLIYLFYSIREKVWLWPWGIVASLLSIAVFYNSRLYADMSLQLYYLVVSIYGWWYWTSSLQKKQKEDVPIVNITSRQILNLTLIGLGTYLLILVALLKVPPFFDIPGSEMPYLDAATTAASFMATWMLARKIIEHWLIWIIVDFVSMVMYFYKAQVFGNSADLYFYSFLFLIYTAGAWWGFKQWQKLMSSESEI
- a CDS encoding S41 family peptidase encodes the protein MRLKTRINKVVLGLIVMAMAASINAQAQTLDKNLQKLQLTYQLINSLYVDTVDDSRLTEEAIGAMLKSLDPHSVYISADEVAAMNEPLDGSFDGIGIQFNILDDTLMVVTPLIGGPSEKVGIAAGDRIVSIDGDNVAGIGIKNSDVYKYLRGKKGTKVKLAINRKGQVLDFTVVRDKIPIHSVEAAYMADPKTAYIKITRFALTTHQEFVDALDKLEDQKYENMIIDLRGNGGGYLKAAIDIADELIGSDNMIVYTQGLNSEKREHHARKKGRFEKGKLVLLMDEGSASASEIVAGAIQDWDRGIVIGRRSFGKGLVQRPFDFPDGSMIRLTIAKYYTPSGRCIQKDYSGGEEEYRYEIGNRYLHGEMENVDSIHFDESLKYHTKVSHRTVYGGGGIMPDVFVPMDTTMYSDYYRDLVASGIVNRTILSYVDNNRELLKSTYKTYDEYSNQFEISNNLIEEMINEGEEEGIKRNDEELAISERLMMTQLKALIARDLFSTSEYFQTINVLSEDYNKALDVLSTKKDYAQLLK